From one Flavobacterium kingsejongi genomic stretch:
- the uvrB gene encoding excinuclease ABC subunit UvrB — MKFQVVSEYKPTGDQPQAIQKLAKGITDGERYQTLLGVTGSGKTFTMANVIQEVQKPTLILAHNKTLAAQLYSEFKQFFPNNAVEYFVSYYDYYQPEAFIPVSGTYIEKDLSINEELEKMRLSTTSSLLSGRRDIIVVSSVSCLYGIGNPVEFQKNVITIHKDQVISRTKLLHRLVQSLYARTEAEFTPGTFRIKGDTVEIFPSYGDEPFRVHFFGDEIEEIEAFDAKTSQVLEKYTDLNIYPANMFVTSPEVLNGAIWQIQQDLVKQVDYFKEIGKHLEAKRLEERTNFDLEMIRELGYCSGIENYSRYLDGRLAGTRPFCLLDYFPKDYLIVVDESHVTISQVHAMYGGDRSRKENLVEYGFRLPAAMDNRPLKFEEFEGMQNQVVYVSATPADYELEKSEGIYVEQVIRPTGLLDPIIEVRPSLNQIDDLIEEIQLRCEVDERVLVTTLTKRMAEELAKYLTKVSIRCRYIHSDVDTLERVEIMQDLRKGLYDVLIGVNLLREGLDLPEVSLVAILDADKEGFLRSTRSLTQTVGRAARNINGKAIMYADKVTASMQKTIDETNYRREKQMNYNTKHNLQPMALNKKIDSALAKNSVSTQYFENQAYKAAEPESLYLSKPEIEKKIRETRKAMEKAAKDLDFMQAAKLRDQIKTLQDQLT; from the coding sequence ATGAAATTTCAAGTTGTATCCGAATATAAACCCACCGGCGACCAGCCACAAGCAATACAAAAATTAGCCAAAGGCATTACCGATGGTGAGCGTTACCAAACCTTATTAGGCGTTACAGGATCCGGAAAAACCTTTACGATGGCCAATGTCATCCAGGAAGTACAAAAACCGACCCTAATATTGGCCCACAATAAAACTTTGGCAGCGCAATTGTATTCCGAGTTCAAGCAATTTTTCCCCAATAACGCGGTGGAATATTTTGTATCCTACTATGATTATTACCAGCCTGAAGCCTTTATTCCTGTCAGTGGTACATATATTGAGAAAGACCTTTCGATCAATGAAGAGCTGGAAAAAATGCGTCTGAGCACCACATCTTCCCTACTTTCCGGAAGGCGTGACATCATTGTGGTTTCTTCCGTTTCCTGCCTTTACGGTATTGGTAACCCGGTAGAATTCCAAAAAAATGTCATCACCATTCATAAAGACCAGGTCATTTCAAGAACTAAATTATTACACCGTTTAGTACAGAGCCTTTATGCCCGCACCGAAGCTGAGTTTACACCAGGTACTTTCCGCATTAAGGGTGACACCGTAGAAATATTCCCCAGCTATGGAGATGAACCTTTCCGGGTGCATTTCTTTGGCGATGAAATTGAAGAAATTGAAGCTTTTGACGCCAAAACTTCCCAGGTACTGGAAAAATATACAGACCTGAATATATATCCAGCCAATATGTTCGTAACTTCTCCGGAAGTCCTGAATGGTGCGATTTGGCAAATCCAGCAGGATCTCGTGAAACAAGTCGATTATTTTAAAGAAATTGGAAAACACCTGGAAGCCAAACGACTCGAAGAACGTACCAATTTTGACCTCGAAATGATTCGGGAATTAGGCTATTGCTCGGGGATTGAAAATTATTCCCGCTATCTAGATGGACGCCTTGCCGGAACCCGCCCTTTCTGCCTTTTGGATTATTTTCCTAAAGATTACCTGATCGTAGTCGATGAAAGCCACGTGACCATTTCACAGGTGCATGCCATGTATGGTGGTGACCGATCCCGAAAAGAAAACCTCGTAGAATATGGCTTTCGATTGCCGGCCGCCATGGACAACCGCCCACTTAAATTCGAGGAGTTTGAAGGCATGCAAAACCAGGTCGTCTATGTATCTGCCACACCTGCCGATTATGAACTGGAAAAATCAGAAGGTATTTATGTCGAACAGGTTATTCGCCCGACTGGGTTATTGGATCCTATTATCGAAGTACGCCCTAGCCTGAACCAGATCGACGATCTTATTGAGGAGATACAATTGCGTTGCGAAGTCGATGAGCGCGTCCTGGTGACCACACTTACCAAAAGAATGGCGGAAGAGCTTGCTAAATACCTCACCAAAGTATCCATCCGTTGCCGGTATATCCATTCGGATGTAGACACACTGGAACGGGTAGAAATCATGCAGGATTTACGAAAAGGACTTTATGATGTACTGATTGGGGTCAACCTGCTACGGGAAGGACTGGATTTACCCGAAGTATCTCTGGTGGCAATCCTCGATGCCGATAAGGAAGGATTTTTACGCAGCACACGTTCCCTGACCCAAACAGTGGGCCGGGCAGCCAGGAACATCAATGGTAAAGCCATCATGTATGCCGATAAGGTTACTGCCAGTATGCAAAAAACGATTGATGAGACCAATTACCGCCGGGAAAAGCAGATGAATTACAATACCAAACATAACCTGCAACCTATGGCACTGAATAAAAAAATTGATAGTGCACTGGCTAAAAATTCTGTTTCGACACAATATTTTGAAAATCAGGCTTACAAAGCTGCTGAACCGGAAAGTTTATACCTGAGTAAACCTGAAATCGAAAAGAAAATCAGGGAAACCCGCAAGGCCATGGAAAAAGCAGCGAAAGATCTGGATTTCATGCAGGCCGCTAAACTAAGGGATCAAATTAAAACATTACAAGATCAATTGACCTAA